Proteins encoded within one genomic window of Arachis ipaensis cultivar K30076 chromosome B08, Araip1.1, whole genome shotgun sequence:
- the LOC110265280 gene encoding AAA-ATPase At3g50940-like, giving the protein MDNCFQDHGNNNNGTAVISTVASIAASAMLIRTIVYDYVPHEIINFFNLKFHDMKRFFSSQLTIVIEEFKGVSKNQVYEAAEVYLGSKGTLSAVRVKASKSMEDKNLAFVMDKNQEVCDDYEGVMVRWKLCCEYVASAGNKEHPDDINASLKSEVRSYELTFHMKHRDKIFNSYLPFVLERAKAIREGNMALKLHTIDYDHYWVGEVKFCHPMSFKTLAIDDELKKEIVDDL; this is encoded by the coding sequence ATGGACAACTGTTTCCAAGATCATGGAAACAACAACAATGGCACTGCAGTTATATCCACAGTGGCTTCCATTGCAGCCTCGGCTATGCTAATTCGAACAATTGTCTACGATTACGTTCCTCATGAGATCATAAACTTTTTCAACTTAAAGTTTCATGACATGAAGCGTTTCTTCTCCTCCCAACTCACCATTGTGATCGAAGAGTTCAAAGGAGTTTCAAAGAACCAAGTTTATGAGGCTGCAGAGGTCTATTTAGGAAGCAAAGGCACACTCTCTGCGGTTAGAGTTAAAGCAAGCAAATCAATGGAGGACAAGAATCTTGCATTTGTTATGGACAAGAACCAAGAAGTTTGTGATGATTATGAAGGAGTTATGGTGAGGTGGAAGCTATGCTGTGAATATGTTGCTTCAGCAGGTAACAAAGAACACCCTGATGATATCAATGCTTCTTTGAAATCAGAGGTAAGATCCTATGAACTCACCTTTCACATGAAACACAGAGACAAGATCTTCAATTCATATTTGCCCTTTGTGTTGGAAAGAGCAAAGGCTATTAGAGAAGGGAACATGGCTTTGAAGCTTCACACAATTGACTATGATCATTATTGGGTTGGAGAAGTCAAGTTTTGTCACCCCATGAGTTTCAAGACACTTGCAATTGATGATGAACTCAAGAAGGAGATAGTtgatgatttg
- the LOC107610825 gene encoding AAA-ATPase At3g50940-like — MANYLNYDIYDLDLTAVSTNKDLKNLILGMSNRSILVMEDIDCTIKLPNREEEKEDNNNNNKEADKSEDSKVTLSGLLNAIDGLWSCCGEERIIVLTTNHKEKLDPALIRAGRMDMHIHLSYCTFSAFQQLAFNYLGISQHKLFEEIQGLLGKVQVTPAEISGELTKNINSKEPLQELVRFLHSKDMVQEPQEISVCS; from the exons ATGGCGAATTATCTTAATTATGACATCTATGACTTAGATCTCACTGCTGTTAGTACTAATAAGGACTTGAAGAATCTGATCCTTGGCATGTCCAACCGTTCCATACTTGTAATGGAGGATATTGATTGCACTATAAAGCTTCCcaacagagaagaagaaaaagaagataataataataataataaggaagCAGATAAAAGTGAAGATAGCAAG GTGACACTTTCAGGGCTGTTGAATGCAATAGATGGTCTATGGTCATGCTGCGGTGAGGAAAGAATCATAGTATTGACAACAAATCACAAAGAGAAGCTTGATCCTGCTCTTATAAGAGCTGGAAGAATGGACATGCACATTCACTTGTCATACTGTACCTTTTCTGCCTTTCAGCAATTGGCATTCAACTACCTTGGCATCTCACAACACAAACTTTTTGAAGAGATTCAAGGGCTGCTAGGAAAAGTCCAGGTTACCCCTGCAGAAATCTCAGGAGAGCTAACAAAGAACATCAATTCCAAAGAACCCTTACAAGAACTTGTGAGATTCTTGCACAGCAAGGATATGGTGCAAGAACCACAAGAAATTTCCGTATGTTCTTGA